The Nitrospirae bacterium YQR-1 sequence TACTCAAGAATCGCTTTCTTATTATCATCCTGCATCCCCAAAAACTTTATAAACTCAAGGAAAAGATGCAATAACCGTACATCCTCCGCCCTTGCCTCATAAAACCTTTTTATTATCTCCAGCAATGCCTTGTCCTCACTGGAGAAATTCCTCAGTCTTTCCAATAATCCAAACAACAACTCTATGCTTTGCGTATCCTTGTTTCTTATATCAAGAAGCTGGGCGGCTATTTCCATCTCTTTCTCGAAATTCTCCGACCTGCCCTGAAACACCTCTACATCACTTTTATGCTCCATCGGTACATTATCCCCCTCAGAGGTCCCTCCCTCTGCAACAGGCTCCTCTTTGGGCTTCTCCGCCTGAAGTGATATTATCCCGTTGCTGAAAAACTCCTCTTTCAGCCCCAGCACAGAAAACGACGGTATATTCACCTGATTTGACTTAACCAGCTCTTTGAATGCACCGCCGGAATCTACCCCTATCGCCGCAGCCATCGGCCTGAATGCCTCACCTGTGTCTATGTGTATTTCACCCACCGACCCCGTTACTGTTGTTGAATATATCTCTTTATTACCGGTTTTCTTACCGGCTTTCACCTCATAAACTTTTATCGTCAGTTGCGCCGAATCCGGATTTGCCCCCAACAGTTTATCCGTTAATTCCCAATATAGAAATATGCTCTGCTCATTAACCGGCAACAGCACTAAGGTATCAATATTATATCTGGAAGGAATCTCGTATTGTTCAACTATTGGATATTTTATGGAATCTGATACAAAAAAACCTATTCCGTGGCCGTCCTCCGGCTTTTTAGGTTCTCCTATTATAGTTTTGACGGAATTTGCTTCCATACATTCTCCTTTTAAAGTATATTTACCACACAATACTTTACCACACAATACTATCTATAGTGATGTTCTAAAGTATGTTCTTATTGATAGCTTTCAAATGCCCATATAACGGACTTCCAATCGGAACGTTTTTTACATTTTGCTATATATAAAACGTGAATATTAAACTCACCTGCCTATCATCTTACTATAGATGCCAAGGTATCTGTCGGCGGAGTGTTTCCATGAATAGTCGGTTTTCATGCAGGTTATCATAATTTCCCTGAATGTGTATGGTTTTTCGTTCCATATAAACTGAGCCCTTGTCAGAGCCGTCTCTATAGCATCATAGCTGAAATCTTCAAAAGCAAAGCCGTTTCGTTCACTTACCGGCTTTTGTGAGTTTTCCACATCAAACACTGTATCACTTAACCCGCCGGTATTTCTGACTATCGGCACAGTGCCATATCTCATTGCTATCATCTGAGTAAGGCCGCAGGGTTCAAAAAGGCTTGGGATAAGTATCATATCAGCACCGGCATATATCAGATGTGAGAGCTCCTCGTCATAACTGAGGTTCAGGTGACAGTCAGGGTTGCGTTTGAGATAAGGCTTCAGGTGCTGGAAATACTCGTCTATCTCTTTATCCGGTGACGACCCCAACAGAACAAACTGCATCCCCTTGTTGAGGCAATATAGTAACGAATGTCTGATAAGGTGAACACCTTTTTGGGCGTCAAGCCGTCCCACAACGGCAGCTATAGGCTTAAACACATTCCTCAGCGATAATTTCTTTCTGAGCTGTTCTTTATTTTTATACTTATCCTCGATGGTATCCACA is a genomic window containing:
- a CDS encoding DUF4912 domain-containing protein, whose translation is MEANSVKTIIGEPKKPEDGHGIGFFVSDSIKYPIVEQYEIPSRYNIDTLVLLPVNEQSIFLYWELTDKLLGANPDSAQLTIKVYEVKAGKKTGNKEIYSTTVTGSVGEIHIDTGEAFRPMAAAIGVDSGGAFKELVKSNQVNIPSFSVLGLKEEFFSNGIISLQAEKPKEEPVAEGGTSEGDNVPMEHKSDVEVFQGRSENFEKEMEIAAQLLDIRNKDTQSIELLFGLLERLRNFSSEDKALLEIIKRFYEARAEDVRLLHLFLEFIKFLGMQDDNKKAILEYFERLKDASAGSGSSEMLNKDKEAGR
- a CDS encoding glycogen synthase, producing the protein YGAGDDEERFAFFSVAAVEFLLQAGKQPDVIHCHDWQTALIPVLLRYKYRNTFLSQTKLCYTIHNIKHQGKVPHKLLDTAGLNPSTYKELDAMADMSAPEFMNLMKGGIVYSDYVTTVSPKYAVETRTSKLGEGLESVLSSYAWKYEGIINGVEYDIWSPETDPNIAFNYSVDTIEDKYKNKEQLRKKLSLRNVFKPIAAVVGRLDAQKGVHLIRHSLLYCLNKGMQFVLLGSSPDKEIDEYFQHLKPYLKRNPDCHLNLSYDEELSHLIYAGADMILIPSLFEPCGLTQMIAMRYGTVPIVRNTGGLSDTVFDVENSQKPVSERNGFAFEDFSYDAIETALTRAQFIWNEKPYTFREIMITCMKTDYSWKHSADRYLGIYSKMIGR